Proteins from one Ignavibacteriales bacterium genomic window:
- the sufB gene encoding Fe-S cluster assembly protein SufB: MNEISEKKTISSETSSDDMKVLDDLTSSEYKWGFVTDIESETAAKGLNEDVVRMISKKKNEPEWMTEWRLKAFRYWLKMEEPTWPNVHYPKINFQDISYYSAPKQKPKLNSLDEVDPELLKTFEKLGIPLEEQKLLSGVAVDAVFDSVSVATTFRESLKEKGIIFCSISEAVKEHPELIKKYLGSVVPYTDNYYASLNAAVFSDGSFVWIPKGVRCPMELSTYFRINSQDTGQFERTLIVAEEGAYVSYLEGCTAPIRDNNQLHAAVVELVTMDNAEIKYSTVQNWYPGDKEGKGGIYNFVTKRGACRGKNSKISWTQVETGSAITWKYPSCILQGDNSIGEFYSVAVTNNYQQADTGTKMIHLGKNTKSTVVSKGISAGHSNNSYRGLIKIGKNAEGARNYTQCDSMLMSDKCGAHTFPYIEVENESSKVEHEATTSKIGEDQIFYLNQRGISTEDAVNMIVNGFCKEVFKELPMEFAVEAQKLLAISLEGSVG; encoded by the coding sequence ATGAATGAAATAAGTGAGAAAAAGACTATTTCTAGTGAAACAAGTAGTGATGATATGAAAGTTTTGGACGATCTGACCAGCTCGGAATATAAATGGGGTTTTGTTACAGATATTGAATCAGAAACAGCTGCCAAAGGATTGAACGAAGATGTTGTTAGGATGATCTCTAAAAAAAAGAACGAACCGGAATGGATGACTGAATGGCGTTTGAAAGCATTTCGTTATTGGCTGAAGATGGAAGAACCAACATGGCCAAATGTTCATTATCCTAAAATTAATTTTCAGGATATCAGTTATTATTCTGCACCAAAACAAAAACCAAAATTAAATTCGCTGGATGAAGTTGATCCTGAATTACTAAAGACATTTGAAAAACTTGGTATTCCTCTGGAAGAGCAAAAACTTTTATCAGGTGTTGCTGTTGACGCAGTTTTCGATTCTGTATCTGTTGCTACAACATTTAGAGAATCTTTGAAAGAGAAGGGAATTATTTTTTGTTCGATCTCGGAAGCTGTTAAAGAACATCCAGAACTGATAAAAAAATATTTAGGTTCTGTCGTTCCATACACAGATAATTATTATGCATCATTAAACGCCGCAGTATTTAGCGATGGTTCTTTTGTTTGGATTCCAAAAGGTGTTCGATGCCCGATGGAACTATCAACATACTTTAGAATCAATTCACAAGACACAGGACAGTTTGAACGTACACTAATAGTTGCTGAAGAAGGAGCTTATGTAAGTTATCTTGAAGGATGCACCGCGCCAATACGCGATAACAATCAATTACATGCCGCTGTTGTAGAATTGGTTACAATGGATAATGCTGAAATAAAATATTCGACCGTACAAAATTGGTATCCTGGCGATAAAGAAGGTAAAGGAGGAATCTACAATTTTGTTACTAAGCGCGGAGCTTGCAGAGGGAAAAATTCAAAAATATCTTGGACGCAAGTTGAAACTGGTTCTGCAATTACATGGAAATATCCGAGCTGTATTCTGCAAGGTGATAACTCGATTGGAGAATTTTATTCCGTAGCGGTTACAAATAATTATCAGCAAGCCGATACCGGCACAAAAATGATTCATCTCGGCAAAAACACAAAGAGCACAGTTGTTTCAAAAGGTATTTCTGCCGGACACAGCAATAATTCTTACCGTGGATTGATTAAGATTGGCAAGAATGCTGAAGGTGCACGCAACTATACTCAATGCGATTCAATGCTGATGAGTGATAAATGCGGCGCTCACACATTTCCTTACATAGAAGTTGAAAATGAATCATCAAAAGTTGAGCACGAAGCAACTACTTCCAAAATTGGAGAGGACCAAATCTTTTATTTAAATCAACGCGGAATATCAACCGAAGATGCGGTTAACATGATCGTAAACGGTTTTTGTAAAGAAGTCTTTAAGGAATTACCGATGGAATTTGCAGTTGAAGCGCAAAAGCTTCTAGCGATTAGTTTAGAAGGATCGGTAGGATAA
- the rlmB gene encoding 23S rRNA (guanosine(2251)-2'-O)-methyltransferase RlmB: MQKIYGRKPVLEALKSEVELEVVYISFGQHGEVINQIFSAAKKRGIKITQLSTPKFNSLSDSENSQGVIALKSSQKYFEIDEIISESKKSKFPFLLLLDSIQDPHNLGAILRTAECAGVDGIIVTTNQSAPINETVEKISAGAVSHLKICKVNNLVHAIEKLKKEGFWIAGSHLTADSKNYTEPDYKIPLALIVGNEEKGIRKLVAENCDFLIKIPMKGKIDSLNVSVSTGVLLFEIDRQRTLV; this comes from the coding sequence ATGCAAAAAATTTATGGACGTAAGCCTGTACTCGAAGCACTTAAATCGGAAGTTGAACTTGAAGTAGTTTATATTTCTTTTGGTCAGCATGGAGAAGTTATAAACCAAATTTTTTCTGCAGCAAAGAAACGCGGAATTAAAATTACACAACTATCCACACCAAAATTCAATTCACTTTCTGACAGTGAAAATTCTCAAGGTGTTATAGCACTAAAAAGTTCTCAAAAATATTTTGAGATTGATGAGATTATATCCGAATCCAAAAAATCAAAATTTCCTTTTTTATTATTACTTGATTCGATTCAAGATCCGCACAACTTAGGCGCAATTTTACGAACTGCAGAATGCGCCGGAGTTGATGGTATTATAGTTACTACAAACCAAAGCGCACCAATAAATGAAACGGTAGAAAAAATTTCTGCCGGGGCTGTCTCACATCTTAAAATCTGCAAAGTAAATAATCTTGTTCACGCAATTGAAAAATTGAAGAAAGAAGGATTCTGGATTGCGGGTTCTCATCTGACTGCTGATTCAAAAAATTACACAGAACCGGATTATAAAATTCCTTTAGCACTGATTGTCGGAAACGAAGAAAAAGGAATTCGTAAACTTGTTGCGGAGAATTGCGACTTCCTCATTAAGATCCCAATGAAAGGAAAGATTGATTCCCTCAATGTATCAGTTTCCACAGGTGTTTTACTCTTTGAAATAGACCGCCAAAGAACTTTAGTTTAA
- the hisS gene encoding histidine--tRNA ligase, which translates to MIKAVTGTRDILPNDIPKWNFLLSIVESVFSKFNYKEIRTPIFEETSLFARGIGEATDIVSKEMYTFLDRSGDSITLRPEMTAGVVRAFIEHSLDKKQNLNKLFYAGPMFRQERPQAGRFRQFHQFGAEAMGSNDPLLDAEIIIMAYDIFKLLGLKNLIVKINSLGVPESRENYKKVLRKYIEPHLNKLSSDSRKRFDTNIMRIFDSKEENDQKIMENAPLLMEFLDDESLQHFEKVKQTLLSIKIPFEVDTKLVRGLDYYTHTTFEVVSGSVGSQSALCGGGRYNLLVKELGGNETPGVGFAAGMERILLACENEKSFSLDDEKIDLFIVTIEKGFEKFAYQTAVDFRRKGIVVDLDYLSRSVKAQMREANRLNAKYVLFIGGEEFSKDEIVLKNMSSSEQKNFSKNDLDKIYTSIKEK; encoded by the coding sequence ATGATTAAAGCTGTAACCGGTACCCGCGATATACTTCCGAATGATATTCCTAAATGGAATTTTCTTTTATCCATTGTTGAATCCGTCTTTTCTAAATTCAACTACAAAGAAATCCGCACTCCAATTTTTGAAGAAACATCCCTCTTTGCGCGGGGAATTGGTGAAGCTACTGATATTGTTAGTAAAGAGATGTACACTTTTCTTGATCGAAGCGGCGATAGTATTACACTAAGACCTGAAATGACCGCAGGAGTTGTACGCGCATTCATTGAACATTCTTTGGATAAAAAACAAAACCTTAATAAACTGTTCTATGCCGGACCAATGTTCAGGCAAGAACGACCTCAGGCAGGAAGATTTAGGCAGTTTCATCAATTCGGCGCCGAAGCAATGGGAAGTAATGATCCGCTTCTTGATGCCGAAATAATAATTATGGCTTACGATATTTTTAAACTTCTCGGTTTGAAAAATTTAATTGTAAAAATTAATTCGTTGGGAGTTCCGGAATCGCGGGAAAATTATAAAAAAGTTTTGCGCAAATATATTGAACCTCACCTTAACAAACTTTCATCGGATAGCAGAAAGCGATTTGATACGAACATCATGCGAATCTTTGATAGTAAAGAAGAGAATGATCAGAAAATAATGGAGAACGCTCCGCTGCTTATGGAATTTCTTGATGATGAAAGTCTTCAGCACTTCGAAAAAGTAAAACAAACATTGCTATCAATAAAAATTCCTTTTGAGGTTGATACAAAACTTGTCCGCGGACTTGATTATTATACACACACAACATTTGAAGTTGTAAGTGGAAGTGTTGGTTCACAAAGCGCATTGTGCGGCGGCGGAAGATATAATTTGCTGGTTAAAGAACTCGGTGGAAACGAAACTCCGGGGGTTGGTTTTGCTGCAGGTATGGAAAGAATTCTACTCGCTTGCGAAAACGAAAAATCATTTTCTCTTGATGATGAAAAAATAGACTTGTTCATAGTTACAATAGAAAAAGGATTTGAAAAATTTGCTTATCAAACCGCTGTGGATTTTAGAAGAAAAGGAATTGTTGTTGATCTGGATTATTTAAGCAGAAGTGTTAAAGCACAAATGCGAGAAGCTAACAGATTGAACGCAAAGTATGTTTTGTTTATCGGCGGGGAAGAATTTAGTAAAGACGAAATCGTTTTGAAAAATATGAGCAGCAGCGAACAGAAAAATTTTTCTAAAAATGATCTTGATAAAATTTATACGAGCATCAAGGAGAAATGA
- a CDS encoding PTS sugar transporter subunit IIA → MKICEILQVGKIIPSLQGKEKTDVVNELVDLFKNDERVKDLDEMRNAVHEREKIMSTGVGKGFAIPHAKTNSVNEIVAAFGKLDEPIDFQALDEQPVNLVFLLVGKENLVGPHIKLLSRISRMMNKDEFRESLSKAKTAVEIYLLFENEEKQYFETA, encoded by the coding sequence ATGAAAATCTGCGAAATTCTACAGGTAGGCAAGATTATTCCTTCTTTACAAGGAAAAGAGAAAACAGATGTTGTTAATGAACTTGTTGATTTATTTAAGAATGACGAACGTGTAAAGGATTTAGATGAAATGCGTAACGCAGTTCATGAAAGAGAAAAAATTATGTCAACCGGTGTGGGAAAAGGTTTTGCAATACCTCACGCAAAAACAAACAGTGTTAATGAAATTGTAGCTGCCTTTGGTAAACTTGATGAACCAATTGATTTCCAAGCTCTTGACGAACAACCTGTTAACTTAGTTTTTCTTTTAGTAGGAAAAGAAAATTTAGTTGGTCCGCATATAAAATTACTTAGCCGGATCTCTCGAATGATGAACAAAGATGAATTCAGAGAAAGTCTTTCAAAAGCTAAAACTGCCGTAGAGATTTATTTACTCTTCGAGAATGAAGAAAAACAATATTTTGAAACAGCATAA
- a CDS encoding PLP-dependent aminotransferase family protein produces the protein MIKFSQCVDSMRTSEIRDLMSIAMRPDIITFAGGMPNNDLFPVKEIDDIYNGLDDKTKKIGFQYGPTSGYPPLIESLKKYLRSKNLPVDTNEIIITSGSLQAINIITKLFVNPGDTVITENPCFIGGTSAFKSYQANIVSIPLDSDGIVISELKRAMEDEAKKAKLIYLSPYFHNPAGIVYSKKRKEELLKYLYGKEIILIEDDPYGELYFEDDYKELTIPMKTIQPEPVPICYVGSFSKILGPGLRLGWLLASPEIINKAQLAKQSMDACSSTFTQVLADQFLRKGKLEPYVERLRITYARRMKIMNDCLQKNMPSEAKWVVPKGGFYIWISLPQHIDALEILRESMSRGAIFVIGKTFDPMGVKNNCLRLAFSHTPEDEIEKGVKIIAEALKELL, from the coding sequence ATGATAAAATTTTCTCAGTGCGTTGACTCAATGAGAACATCAGAGATACGTGATTTAATGAGTATAGCAATGAGACCGGATATTATTACTTTCGCCGGTGGTATGCCGAATAATGATCTGTTTCCTGTTAAAGAGATTGATGATATCTACAACGGACTTGATGACAAAACGAAAAAAATTGGCTTTCAATATGGACCTACTTCCGGTTATCCACCTTTAATTGAATCTCTAAAAAAATATTTGAGAAGTAAAAATTTACCGGTTGATACGAATGAAATAATTATAACCTCAGGATCTCTTCAAGCAATTAATATTATAACAAAACTTTTTGTTAATCCCGGAGATACTGTAATCACTGAGAACCCCTGCTTTATAGGCGGCACTTCTGCATTTAAATCTTATCAGGCTAACATTGTTAGTATACCTCTGGATTCGGATGGAATCGTTATAAGTGAACTAAAAAGAGCTATGGAAGACGAGGCTAAGAAAGCCAAGCTTATATACCTATCTCCATATTTTCATAATCCGGCCGGAATTGTTTACAGCAAAAAAAGAAAAGAAGAGTTATTAAAATATCTTTATGGTAAAGAAATAATTCTTATTGAAGATGATCCTTACGGCGAACTTTATTTTGAAGATGATTACAAAGAATTAACTATACCGATGAAAACAATTCAACCCGAACCTGTACCTATATGTTATGTTGGTTCATTCTCAAAAATTCTTGGACCTGGATTGCGTCTTGGCTGGTTGCTTGCTTCGCCGGAAATAATTAATAAAGCTCAATTAGCGAAACAATCTATGGATGCTTGCTCTTCAACTTTTACCCAGGTTCTTGCCGATCAATTTTTAAGAAAAGGAAAACTGGAACCTTATGTTGAACGATTAAGAATTACTTACGCAAGAAGAATGAAAATAATGAATGATTGTTTGCAGAAAAATATGCCATCGGAAGCCAAATGGGTTGTTCCTAAAGGCGGGTTTTATATTTGGATTTCCCTGCCGCAACACATTGATGCACTTGAAATATTAAGAGAATCTATGAGCCGTGGTGCAATTTTTGTAATAGGTAAGACCTTCGATCCTATGGGTGTTAAAAATAATTGTCTAAGATTAGCATTCTCTCATACACCCGAAGATGAAATTGAAAAAGGAGTTAAAATAATTGCAGAGGCTTTGAAAGAGTTATTGTAA
- a CDS encoding DMT family transporter has translation MPLLGEITALMTACFWSMSSIAFTEASIRVGPMYVNVTRMFLALIFLSVTLIFLNVKIDLSSNQIWNLTISGFAGLVIGDTFLFKAFRNIGARISMLVMALVPPISALLAFFFLGERLSILGVLGISVTVFGIALVIFKREERPTSNYKIDYSGIFYAVIGAVGQAVGLIFAKYAFNESEINGFLASFVRIASAVIIIYPIVIVTKRFREPVKVYMKDKKGFLFTLIGAVFGPYLGITFSLISISHTKVGIASTIMATVPILMLPLVHFYYKEKLSWISIAGAFIAVSGVAIIFLR, from the coding sequence ATGCCCCTGCTTGGTGAAATTACTGCATTAATGACGGCCTGTTTCTGGTCAATGTCTTCAATAGCATTTACTGAAGCATCAATACGTGTTGGACCGATGTATGTAAATGTAACACGGATGTTTCTCGCATTAATATTTTTATCGGTTACGTTAATATTTTTAAATGTAAAAATTGACCTCTCCTCTAATCAAATTTGGAATCTTACTATAAGCGGATTTGCCGGATTAGTAATTGGAGATACATTTTTATTTAAAGCATTCAGAAATATTGGCGCTAGGATAAGTATGTTAGTCATGGCGCTAGTTCCTCCTATATCAGCTTTACTTGCATTTTTCTTTTTGGGTGAGAGATTGTCCATTCTTGGTGTACTTGGTATTTCAGTTACAGTTTTCGGAATAGCATTAGTTATTTTCAAAAGAGAAGAAAGACCTACATCAAATTATAAAATTGATTACAGCGGAATATTCTATGCTGTGATCGGGGCTGTTGGTCAAGCAGTCGGATTAATTTTTGCAAAATATGCTTTTAATGAAAGCGAGATAAATGGTTTTCTTGCAAGTTTTGTTAGAATTGCTTCTGCCGTGATAATAATTTATCCGATCGTGATCGTTACAAAAAGATTTAGAGAGCCTGTAAAAGTTTACATGAAAGATAAAAAAGGATTTTTGTTCACTCTTATAGGCGCTGTATTTGGTCCATATCTTGGAATTACATTTAGTCTTATATCTATTTCACACACCAAAGTTGGAATTGCATCAACCATCATGGCAACCGTACCAATTCTTATGTTACCCTTAGTGCATTTTTACTACAAAGAAAAACTTTCTTGGATTTCAATAGCGGGTGCGTTTATTGCTGTTAGCGGAGTAGCAATTATTTTTTTACGTTAA
- a CDS encoding glycosyltransferase — translation MKEMPNNILVSVIISIYNRIDYLKLVLAGFENQSFTNFEIILADDGSNENAVKEIKSLISKISFPVYYVWHEDIGFRKNRILNRAIQAANTDYLIIIDGDCIPHSEFVKEHFQNRKEKTCLTGRRINMSQKITDTLDEEKIKSGYLEGKYFKLMLDSIFGYSTDVEKGFYFKNHFLRKIFNKKYRGLLGSNFSIHKNDILAINGFDERYEAPSVGEDSDIQFRLELNDVKTKSLNHMAIQYHLYHLLQPRPQKNLDLFEKIKADGRVFTRYGIIKDLSHQ, via the coding sequence ATGAAAGAGATGCCCAATAATATTCTAGTTTCTGTTATTATTTCTATTTATAACCGAATTGATTATTTGAAATTAGTTTTAGCCGGTTTCGAAAATCAATCTTTTACTAACTTTGAAATTATTCTGGCAGATGATGGCTCAAACGAAAATGCTGTTAAGGAAATTAAAAGTCTAATTAGTAAAATTAGTTTTCCGGTTTATTATGTTTGGCATGAAGACATTGGTTTTAGAAAAAATCGAATTCTAAACCGGGCTATTCAAGCTGCAAATACCGATTATTTGATCATCATTGATGGAGACTGTATACCTCATTCTGAATTTGTAAAAGAGCATTTCCAAAACAGAAAAGAAAAAACATGTTTGACAGGTCGAAGAATAAATATGTCGCAAAAAATAACAGATACATTGGATGAAGAAAAAATTAAGTCTGGTTATTTAGAAGGAAAATATTTTAAGCTTATGCTCGATAGTATATTCGGCTATTCTACTGATGTTGAAAAAGGATTTTATTTTAAGAATCACTTTCTCAGAAAAATTTTTAACAAAAAGTATCGTGGACTCCTTGGCTCTAACTTTTCAATTCATAAAAATGATATTCTTGCAATTAATGGTTTCGACGAACGATATGAAGCTCCTTCTGTTGGTGAGGACAGCGATATTCAATTCCGTCTTGAATTAAATGATGTTAAAACAAAATCCTTGAATCACATGGCAATCCAATATCATCTTTATCATTTACTTCAACCAAGACCGCAAAAGAATTTAGACTTATTTGAAAAAATTAAAGCTGATGGACGTGTATTCACACGTTATGGAATAATAAAAGATTTGTCTCATCAATAG
- the glnA gene encoding type I glutamate--ammonia ligase, producing MSKQSIQSINNIIKKNKIEVIDLKCIDLSGRLHHISLPVHENIMNKLISEGVGFDGSSFGFRKVENSDMILIPDLETAVIDLFRDAPTLSFYSNIMLTDLKRSRFSQDGRYIAMQAELLLKKVTGADKSWWGPEFEFYIFSNVDYDTRTATSYYRVEHNEEFYKRAYHAANPFDLYDDFRDEASKLLQKYGIKVKYHHHETGERGQQEIETYFNDLLTTGDNIITAKYVLFNFARQKNLFITFMPKPMYQQPGNGLHLHLFLTKKGKNAFYKKGEYGNMNELGRFFMGGMLKHGPALSAFTNPSTNSYKRLVPGFEAPVAMTYGQGNRASAIRIPQYVNNPDETRFEYRPPDATMNPYLCLTAMLLAGMDGVVNKIDPVKEGFGPYDKNFLEEDLHKVKMLPRNLTEAIDALEADNDFLKRGNIFNDELLEQWVKVKSEEIHAIGTMPHPFEYKMYFTL from the coding sequence ATGTCTAAGCAATCAATTCAATCAATCAACAATATCATTAAGAAAAATAAAATTGAAGTAATTGATTTAAAGTGTATTGATCTTTCCGGAAGACTACATCACATTTCTCTTCCTGTACATGAAAACATTATGAACAAATTAATTTCCGAAGGTGTTGGATTCGATGGCTCAAGTTTTGGATTTAGAAAAGTTGAAAACAGCGACATGATTTTAATTCCGGATTTAGAAACTGCTGTGATTGATCTTTTCCGTGATGCACCGACGCTCAGTTTCTATTCAAACATTATGTTAACAGATTTGAAAAGATCACGCTTTTCTCAAGACGGCAGATATATTGCTATGCAAGCCGAGCTATTGTTGAAAAAAGTCACGGGTGCTGATAAATCTTGGTGGGGACCTGAATTTGAGTTTTATATTTTTTCAAATGTTGATTACGATACGCGCACAGCAACTTCTTATTACCGTGTTGAACATAACGAAGAATTTTATAAACGCGCATACCATGCCGCAAATCCTTTCGATCTTTATGACGACTTTCGCGATGAAGCATCCAAGTTATTGCAGAAATATGGTATAAAAGTTAAATACCATCATCACGAAACCGGAGAGCGAGGACAGCAGGAAATAGAAACTTATTTTAATGATCTTCTTACAACCGGCGATAATATAATCACTGCAAAATATGTACTGTTTAATTTTGCAAGACAGAAAAATTTATTCATCACATTTATGCCGAAGCCGATGTATCAACAACCCGGCAACGGATTGCATTTACATTTGTTTCTGACAAAGAAAGGAAAGAATGCGTTCTACAAAAAAGGTGAATACGGAAACATGAACGAACTTGGAAGATTTTTTATGGGCGGAATGTTGAAACATGGCCCGGCTCTTTCAGCTTTTACAAATCCAAGTACAAATTCCTACAAACGTCTAGTCCCGGGTTTTGAAGCTCCGGTTGCAATGACTTACGGACAAGGCAACCGCGCATCTGCAATTCGAATTCCTCAATATGTTAACAATCCGGATGAGACACGATTTGAATACCGCCCGCCTGATGCAACGATGAATCCGTATCTGTGCTTAACCGCAATGCTTCTTGCCGGTATGGATGGTGTTGTAAATAAAATTGATCCTGTGAAAGAAGGTTTCGGTCCATATGATAAAAACTTTTTAGAAGAAGATCTCCACAAAGTGAAAATGCTTCCGCGTAATCTTACCGAAGCAATAGATGCTTTGGAAGCTGATAATGATTTCTTGAAACGCGGAAATATTTTTAATGATGAACTTTTAGAACAATGGGTAAAGGTTAAAAGTGAAGAGATTCATGCTATTGGTACAATGCCGCATCCGTTTGAGTACAAAATGTATTTTACATTATAG
- the eno gene encoding phosphopyruvate hydratase has protein sequence MTTIVDIWGREILDSRGNPTVEVEVTLECGVVGRAAVPSGASTGENEAVELRDGDNSRYLGKGVKKAVENVNNKIADELIDFDATDQVAIDNFLCELDGTPTKSELGANAILGVSLACAKASAEALGLPLYRYIGGVSARTLPVPMMNILNGGKHADNNVDFQEFMAMPVGAPSFAEALRMGAETFHSLKSVLKKKGYNTAVGDEGGFAPNLKSNEEAITVILEAIEKAGYKPGKDIFIALDPAASEMWNNEKKAYYFFKSDKSYMAPEKMVDYWVSWIKQYPIISLEDGMAEFDWDGWKLLTDKVGSKIQLVGDDLFVTNTDYLAKGIEKGVANSILIKVNQIGTLTETLDAIEMAKRASYTAVISHRSGETEDTTIADLAVATNCGQIKTGSASRTDRIAKYNQLLRIEEELDTTAIFPGIAAINYNAK, from the coding sequence ATGACGACGATAGTTGATATTTGGGGCAGAGAGATATTAGACTCGAGAGGAAACCCTACAGTAGAAGTAGAAGTAACTTTGGAATGCGGAGTAGTTGGAAGAGCAGCGGTACCGAGCGGGGCATCAACCGGTGAAAACGAAGCTGTTGAATTACGCGATGGAGATAATTCACGCTATTTAGGAAAAGGTGTAAAGAAAGCAGTTGAAAATGTTAACAACAAAATAGCTGATGAATTAATTGACTTCGATGCAACTGACCAAGTTGCGATTGATAATTTTTTATGTGAACTTGACGGCACACCGACAAAATCGGAACTTGGCGCAAATGCTATTCTTGGTGTATCATTAGCTTGTGCAAAAGCATCCGCAGAAGCATTAGGGCTTCCGTTATACCGTTACATTGGAGGAGTTAGTGCAAGAACTTTACCGGTGCCAATGATGAATATTTTAAATGGCGGCAAACATGCAGATAACAATGTTGACTTCCAGGAATTTATGGCAATGCCTGTTGGAGCTCCATCGTTTGCAGAAGCATTAAGAATGGGTGCTGAAACATTTCATTCATTAAAATCCGTGTTAAAGAAAAAAGGTTATAACACAGCAGTTGGCGATGAAGGCGGATTTGCACCAAACTTAAAATCAAATGAAGAAGCTATTACTGTAATTTTAGAAGCGATTGAAAAAGCCGGATACAAACCGGGCAAAGATATTTTTATTGCACTCGATCCGGCAGCAAGTGAAATGTGGAATAATGAAAAGAAAGCTTACTACTTTTTCAAGTCTGATAAATCTTATATGGCTCCTGAAAAGATGGTTGATTACTGGGTGAGTTGGATAAAACAATATCCAATTATTTCACTTGAAGACGGTATGGCAGAATTTGATTGGGACGGATGGAAATTACTTACTGATAAAGTCGGAAGTAAAATACAATTAGTTGGTGATGATCTGTTTGTTACTAATACTGATTACTTAGCTAAAGGAATTGAAAAAGGAGTTGCCAATTCAATACTGATCAAAGTAAATCAGATAGGAACATTAACAGAAACACTTGATGCAATCGAAATGGCAAAACGCGCAAGCTACACGGCAGTCATTTCACATCGTTCAGGTGAAACAGAAGATACTACTATTGCCGATCTTGCTGTTGCAACAAATTGCGGACAAATAAAAACCGGTTCAGCAAGCAGAACAGACCGCATTGCAAAATACAATCAGTTGTTAAGAATTGAAGAAGAACTTGATACAACGGCAATTTTTCCCGGCATTGCAGCTATTAATTACAATGCTAAATAA
- the rfbD gene encoding dTDP-4-dehydrorhamnose reductase, whose translation MIDSDLIKKRILVIGSNGLLGQRLTEFFNNSTQVELMCASAEENSFIPKVEYKQLDISQKNQVRQIILDFFPDIIINTAAFTNVDKSETEKETVWKINVGGVENISFYSWTVDAHLIHFSTDYIFDGKNGPYAEEDKPNPIGYYGRTKLASENSIRVSGTRYTIVRTNILYGPSKYGRPDFVKWVINSLQKGEKIRIVTDQIGNPTYIDDLVNAVNKIIEFKKEGIFNIGGREMISRYDFTLRIAKYFGLDEKLIIPILTKELNQPAARPLKSGLITIKAETEIGFKAHTIEETFSLMKIE comes from the coding sequence ATGATTGATAGTGATCTAATAAAAAAAAGAATTTTAGTTATCGGTTCTAATGGCTTGCTCGGTCAGCGCCTCACTGAATTTTTTAATAATTCTACTCAAGTTGAATTAATGTGTGCTTCTGCAGAAGAGAACTCGTTCATTCCTAAAGTTGAATACAAACAATTAGATATCTCACAAAAAAATCAAGTACGACAAATAATTTTAGATTTCTTTCCGGATATAATTATTAACACGGCAGCTTTTACTAATGTTGATAAATCCGAAACCGAAAAAGAAACTGTATGGAAAATAAATGTTGGCGGTGTTGAAAACATTTCATTCTATTCTTGGACTGTAGATGCACATCTAATTCATTTTTCAACCGATTATATTTTTGATGGGAAAAACGGGCCTTATGCGGAAGAGGATAAACCGAATCCGATTGGTTATTATGGCAGAACAAAACTTGCTTCCGAAAATTCAATTCGCGTTAGCGGAACGAGATATACAATCGTTAGAACAAATATTTTATACGGACCGAGTAAATACGGCCGTCCGGATTTTGTAAAGTGGGTGATTAACTCATTACAAAAAGGAGAGAAAATTCGCATCGTAACAGATCAAATTGGTAACCCAACTTATATTGATGATCTTGTTAATGCAGTGAATAAAATCATTGAATTCAAGAAAGAAGGAATTTTTAATATTGGCGGACGCGAGATGATCTCCCGTTATGATTTTACTTTAAGAATTGCAAAATATTTTGGTCTTGATGAGAAATTGATAATTCCAATTCTGACGAAAGAATTAAATCAACCTGCAGCCCGACCATTAAAGTCCGGATTAATTACTATAAAAGCAGAAACTGAGATCGGTTTTAAGGCTCATACAATCGAAGAGACGTTTTCTTTGATGAAAATAGAGTGA